Proteins from a single region of Barnesiella propionica:
- the rsgA gene encoding ribosome small subunit-dependent GTPase A, whose translation MNGLVIKNTGSWYQVKTDDGQFIECKIKGNFRLKGIRSTNPIAVGDRVKIEINKEGTAFIYEIEERRNYIIRRSSNLSKESHILAANIDQALLIVTVNYPQTNTTFIDRFLASAEAYRIPVNIVINKTDCYEEGDKEYADALCFLYKTIGYNCYQVSAKTGEGMDKIKNIIENKVTLFSGNSGVGKSTLINYLMPGLHLKTGTISASHKKGMHTTTFSEMFELPQGGYIIDTPGIKGFGTIDFDPKEVAHYFPELFRISHNCRFNNCTHRHEPGCAVLKALENHEISESRYNSYLSIIEDSTEGKYRAPF comes from the coding sequence ATGAACGGACTCGTAATTAAAAATACAGGCAGTTGGTACCAGGTCAAGACCGATGACGGCCAGTTTATCGAATGTAAGATAAAAGGGAATTTCAGACTGAAAGGTATCCGCAGTACCAATCCTATCGCAGTAGGAGACCGCGTAAAAATAGAAATTAACAAAGAAGGAACCGCTTTCATTTATGAAATAGAAGAACGCAGGAATTATATAATACGCAGATCTTCCAACCTGTCCAAAGAATCCCACATATTAGCCGCTAACATAGATCAGGCATTATTGATCGTCACGGTAAATTATCCACAGACCAATACGACCTTTATAGACCGTTTCCTGGCTTCGGCAGAAGCTTACCGCATCCCGGTAAACATCGTAATAAATAAAACAGACTGTTACGAAGAAGGAGACAAAGAATATGCCGATGCGCTTTGTTTCTTATATAAAACGATAGGTTATAATTGTTATCAGGTCTCGGCAAAGACAGGGGAAGGAATGGATAAAATAAAAAACATAATCGAAAATAAGGTCACCCTTTTTTCCGGAAATTCCGGCGTCGGCAAATCCACGCTTATCAATTACCTTATGCCGGGACTTCATCTGAAAACAGGTACAATCTCCGCTTCACACAAAAAAGGAATGCATACCACTACTTTTTCCGAAATGTTCGAACTGCCACAAGGAGGATATATCATTGACACGCCGGGCATAAAAGGATTCGGAACTATAGACTTTGACCCGAAAGAAGTTGCACACTACTTTCCCGAACTATTCCGCATCTCGCATAACTGCCGTTTCAATAACTGCACGCACCGCCATGAACCCGGATGCGCTGTACTCAAGGCCCTTGAAAATCACGAAATAAGCGAGTCGAGATATAACAGTTATCTGAGTATTATTGAAGACAGCACGGAAGGAAAATACAGAGCTCCGTTTTGA
- a CDS encoding C40 family peptidase has product MIYYNKPNIKSAIIRFSLVICVLFAPAYHAFAKHKYNNHITGKTQNRTVQEPPFNPDSTEQQYDASFLSFRAPDKLVDKILEYAKKQKGKPYRRGSKGPYGFDCSGFTKHVYGHFDYNLNPNSAAQYLQGISIDKKELKRGDLVFFKGRNSKASRIGHVGMITEVYPNGKFKFIHSASSQGIREDMSTAPYYERRYVGARRIIIETPADIIMNAIVLTDEEDFDNAAPFVETQLGKERPEPEHQEILPTAINIKQVQKSTKSNGRKTVNRN; this is encoded by the coding sequence ATGATATATTATAATAAACCAAATATAAAAAGTGCGATCATACGATTCTCTTTAGTAATATGCGTTTTATTTGCCCCGGCGTATCATGCGTTCGCTAAACATAAATATAACAATCACATAACAGGAAAAACTCAGAACAGAACAGTCCAGGAACCTCCGTTCAATCCCGATTCTACAGAACAGCAATACGATGCTTCATTCCTTTCATTCAGAGCACCGGACAAATTAGTAGATAAGATTCTGGAATATGCAAAAAAACAAAAAGGAAAACCCTACCGAAGAGGAAGTAAAGGACCATACGGATTCGATTGTTCGGGTTTCACCAAACATGTTTACGGACACTTCGACTATAACCTGAACCCCAATTCCGCCGCCCAGTATCTGCAAGGCATATCCATTGATAAAAAAGAATTGAAACGGGGAGATCTTGTCTTTTTCAAAGGACGCAATTCGAAAGCATCACGCATAGGTCACGTAGGAATGATAACAGAAGTATATCCTAACGGTAAATTTAAATTTATACATTCGGCTTCGTCACAGGGAATACGTGAAGATATGAGCACTGCCCCTTACTATGAAAGACGCTATGTAGGAGCCCGAAGAATTATCATAGAAACCCCGGCGGATATCATTATGAATGCTATAGTACTTACAGACGAAGAAGATTTCGACAATGCCGCACCTTTCGTGGAGACACAACTCGGCAAGGAACGACCGGAACCCGAACATCAAGAAATTCTTCCTACGGCCATAAACATAAAACAGGTACAAAAAAGCACAAAAAGCAACGGTCGTAAAACAGTGAACAGGAACTAA
- a CDS encoding gliding motility lipoprotein GldH encodes MFSLLMISCSGTNDVYNTFLHLPKNGWYKRDVQRFTPEITDTVSHYDIYLGLRHNDNFDYRNLWLFVTYSSEYGRLKTDTVNCELADEFGRWSGSGWGSLYQHEIKLKGNVKYGRSGKKIITVQQAMRDDMVQGVADIGIRIVKRP; translated from the coding sequence ATGTTTTCCTTGTTAATGATTTCATGTTCGGGAACGAATGATGTGTATAATACTTTTCTTCACCTGCCTAAGAACGGATGGTATAAAAGAGATGTACAGAGATTTACTCCCGAGATAACCGATACGGTAAGTCATTATGATATATATCTGGGGTTGCGGCATAACGATAATTTCGATTATCGAAATCTGTGGCTTTTCGTAACTTATTCCAGCGAGTACGGACGATTGAAGACCGATACGGTGAATTGTGAACTGGCTGATGAATTCGGGCGTTGGTCCGGATCGGGCTGGGGATCTTTATACCAGCATGAAATAAAGTTGAAAGGAAATGTAAAGTACGGTCGTTCGGGTAAAAAAATTATTACTGTACAACAAGCTATGCGGGACGATATGGTACAGGGAGTGGCAGATATAGGTATCCGTATTGTCAAACGTCCATAA
- a CDS encoding PSP1 domain-containing protein gives MDNTNDNNNNNEKQPDPCCCRRKGAKLQCYDWLADLPEAQDDTEMVEVQFKNTRKGYYKNSTHIKLEKGDLVAVEATPGHDIGEVTLIGRLVLLQMKKNGVKTDSPDLKRIYRKAKPNDLEKFEEAKAKEHSTMLKARKIAEDLKLNMKIGDVEYQGDGNKAIFYYIADDRVDFRQLIKVLADAFRVRIEMKQIGARQEAGRIGGIGPCGRQLCCSAWMTSFVSVATSAARFQDISLNPQKLAGQCAKLKCCLNYEVDAYVESQKKLPSREVVLETKMGSYYHFKTDIFKRQLTYSTSKDVIANLVTIDADRVFEIIALNKRGIKPDELVREGSQEPVRKEFEDVVGQDSLTRFDKTRKKNNRKGKGNSNGVNNQGGNKRQDAETQDERRSQNRQENREPGNNNRPKKRNNGLNRNGNNNGGNNNNNVRNNNSVNNNNKSKDKENEKPAE, from the coding sequence ATGGATAATACGAACGATAATAACAATAATAACGAAAAACAGCCGGACCCTTGCTGTTGCCGACGTAAAGGTGCGAAATTGCAGTGTTATGACTGGCTGGCAGACCTGCCTGAAGCTCAGGATGATACTGAGATGGTGGAGGTGCAGTTTAAGAATACCCGAAAGGGGTATTATAAAAATTCGACGCATATAAAGCTGGAAAAAGGTGATTTGGTTGCCGTAGAGGCAACTCCGGGCCATGATATCGGCGAAGTTACCCTTATAGGACGCCTTGTTCTTTTACAGATGAAAAAGAACGGGGTAAAAACGGATAGTCCCGACTTGAAAAGAATCTATCGCAAAGCTAAGCCTAACGATCTGGAAAAGTTCGAAGAAGCCAAAGCTAAGGAACATAGTACTATGCTGAAAGCGCGTAAGATAGCAGAAGACTTGAAGCTGAATATGAAGATCGGAGATGTGGAATACCAGGGTGACGGAAATAAAGCTATTTTCTATTATATTGCCGATGACCGTGTAGACTTCCGCCAGTTGATAAAAGTACTGGCAGACGCGTTCAGAGTGCGTATAGAAATGAAACAAATCGGTGCCCGTCAGGAGGCCGGGCGTATAGGAGGAATAGGCCCTTGCGGGCGTCAGCTTTGTTGTTCGGCATGGATGACCAGCTTTGTTTCGGTAGCAACGAGTGCCGCCCGGTTTCAGGATATATCCCTGAACCCGCAAAAACTGGCCGGACAGTGTGCGAAACTGAAATGTTGCCTGAATTATGAAGTGGATGCTTATGTGGAATCTCAGAAAAAACTCCCTTCCCGGGAGGTCGTTCTTGAAACGAAAATGGGTTCTTACTATCATTTCAAGACCGATATATTCAAACGTCAGTTAACATATTCGACCAGTAAAGATGTTATCGCCAATCTGGTGACGATTGATGCCGACCGGGTGTTCGAGATAATCGCTTTGAATAAACGCGGTATAAAGCCGGATGAGCTGGTGCGCGAAGGATCACAGGAGCCGGTGCGTAAGGAATTTGAAGATGTCGTGGGCCAAGACAGCCTTACCCGGTTCGATAAAACCCGGAAGAAAAATAACCGTAAGGGTAAAGGTAATAGTAACGGAGTCAATAATCAGGGCGGTAATAAACGACAAGATGCAGAAACCCAGGATGAGAGACGTTCACAGAACCGTCAGGAGAATAGGGAACCGGGAAATAATAACCGTCCGAAAAAAAGAAATAACGGACTTAACCGGAATGGTAATAATAACGGCGGTAATAATAACAATAATGTCCGAAATAATAATTCTGTAAATAATAACAACAAGAGCAAGGATAAAGAAAATGAAAAGCCCGCGGAATAA
- the rny gene encoding ribonuclease Y — protein MDYILLIGIGIGCLLLGGFIVFLINRYILDARAKAIVDEATKEAEVIKKNKLLEVKEKFLHLKTEMEKQANARNAKIQSAEAKQKQRELQLNQQQQDLQRKKTEIEAVRTNLDAQLEIVEKKKQELDKLHKSEVERLEHLSGLSAEEAKEKLIESLKEEAKTEAASYINDIMDDAKLTANKEAKRIVIQSIQRVATETAIENAVTVFHIESDEIKGRIIGREGRNIRALEAATGVEIIVDDTPEAIVLSAFDPVRREIARLALHQLVTDGRIHPARIEEVVTKVKKQIEEEIIETGKRTAIDLGIHGLHPELIRLVGKMKYRSSYGQNLLQHSRETANLCAVMASELGLNPKKAKRAGLLHDIGKVPDEEPELPHALLGMKLAEKYKEKPDICNAIGAHHDETEMSSLLAPIVQVCDAISGARPGARREIVEAYIKRLNDLEQLALSYPGVLKTYAIQAGRELRVIVGADKIDDTETEKLSTEIAKRIQDEMTYPGQVKITVIRETRAVSFAK, from the coding sequence ATGGATTACATATTATTAATCGGAATCGGCATAGGATGCTTGTTGTTGGGAGGATTTATCGTGTTCCTCATCAACCGCTATATTCTCGACGCCAGGGCCAAGGCAATTGTGGACGAAGCTACGAAAGAGGCCGAAGTAATTAAAAAGAATAAATTACTGGAAGTAAAAGAGAAATTTCTGCATCTGAAGACCGAGATGGAAAAACAGGCTAATGCCCGTAATGCAAAAATCCAGTCTGCTGAGGCTAAACAGAAACAACGTGAATTGCAGTTGAATCAACAACAACAGGACTTGCAGAGAAAAAAGACCGAGATCGAGGCGGTACGGACTAATCTGGATGCACAGCTCGAAATCGTAGAGAAGAAAAAACAAGAACTGGATAAATTACATAAATCGGAAGTAGAACGTCTGGAACACCTTTCGGGACTTTCGGCCGAAGAAGCGAAAGAAAAACTTATAGAGTCCTTAAAAGAGGAAGCTAAAACCGAGGCTGCATCCTATATCAACGATATAATGGATGATGCTAAATTGACGGCAAATAAAGAAGCAAAACGAATTGTTATACAGAGTATCCAGCGCGTTGCTACTGAGACGGCCATAGAAAATGCCGTAACGGTGTTTCACATCGAATCGGATGAGATTAAGGGCCGGATTATAGGACGGGAAGGCCGGAATATACGAGCCTTGGAAGCCGCTACAGGAGTGGAAATTATCGTGGACGATACCCCGGAAGCTATTGTACTCTCGGCTTTTGATCCCGTGAGAAGAGAAATTGCCCGTTTGGCATTACATCAGCTGGTAACTGACGGGCGTATCCATCCTGCCCGTATCGAAGAGGTTGTAACTAAAGTTAAGAAGCAAATAGAGGAGGAAATCATAGAGACCGGAAAACGTACCGCTATCGATTTGGGTATTCATGGGCTTCATCCTGAACTTATCCGTCTGGTGGGCAAAATGAAATACCGTTCTTCTTACGGACAGAATTTGTTGCAACATTCCCGTGAAACAGCGAATTTGTGTGCTGTAATGGCTTCGGAACTGGGACTTAATCCTAAAAAAGCAAAACGTGCCGGATTGTTGCACGATATAGGTAAAGTGCCCGATGAAGAACCGGAATTACCGCACGCATTGTTGGGTATGAAACTGGCGGAAAAATACAAAGAGAAACCGGACATTTGCAATGCAATCGGGGCGCACCATGATGAAACCGAAATGTCCAGTTTGTTAGCTCCTATTGTACAAGTTTGTGACGCTATTTCGGGAGCACGTCCCGGGGCACGCCGTGAAATCGTTGAAGCATATATCAAGCGTCTGAACGATCTCGAGCAGCTGGCTTTGTCGTATCCCGGAGTACTGAAGACTTATGCTATTCAGGCAGGTCGCGAGCTGCGTGTGATTGTGGGAGCCGATAAGATTGATGATACGGAGACCGAAAAGCTGTCGACAGAAATCGCAAAACGGATTCAGGATGAAATGACATATCCGGGACAGGTGAAGATCACAGTTATACGTGAAACCCGCGCCGTAAGTTTTGCAAAATAA
- the zapA gene encoding cell division protein ZapA, which yields MSDKIKISLKIADIQNKFPLEAKSVEEEALIREAAKKVNDRWTAYKERYRGSNLGSKEYLAMVALQFARLFLEASQERNTFTSGIESLENEIDKYFNAGR from the coding sequence ATGAGCGATAAAATTAAAATTTCTTTGAAAATAGCTGATATCCAAAATAAGTTTCCTCTTGAGGCTAAAAGCGTAGAGGAGGAAGCTTTGATAAGGGAGGCGGCAAAAAAGGTGAATGACCGCTGGACAGCCTATAAGGAACGATACAGGGGTAGTAATCTGGGATCTAAAGAATATCTGGCTATGGTGGCTTTGCAATTCGCAAGGTTATTTCTGGAAGCCTCTCAGGAACGTAATACATTTACCTCAGGCATAGAAAGCCTGGAAAATGAAATAGACAAATATTTTAACGCCGGGCGTTGA
- the pulA gene encoding type I pullulanase gives MKRYLTVFSAVLLTFSGYSALPYDKYPAYSGDDLELTVSGDTTRFALWAPTARAVKLRLYNDGEKGAPYAMVDMHRSSPYSPWRTEIDSLLYGKFYTFSIQTKDGKWLAETPGIWAKAVGVNGKRAAIIDMAATNPEGWENDRKPELKNFTDIILYEVHHRDFSIDSTSGIRNKGKFLALTEEGSRSPQGLKTGIDHLKELGVTHVHILPSYDFGSIDETQLGDNKYNWGYDPQNYNVPEGSYSTDPYDPATRIREMKEMIQAMHKNGLRVVMDVVYNHTYTGDGSNFSLTVPGYFYRHNPDGSYSDASGCGNETASEREMMRRYLIESVLYWVKEYHVDGFRFDLMGIHDIETMNQLRAELDKIDPSIFIYGEGWAAGNSPYPAEKRGLKVNAPKMPGVAVFSDDIRDAVKGSVHKDKEPGFASGQRGLEESVKFGIVGATRHPQIDYTQVNYSDAPYALSPADVINYVSCHDDFCLVDKFKISVPDASEEDLLRFDKLAQTIILTSQGVPFIFAGEEVFRDKKGVKNSYESPDSINRIDWSQKEKYNDLFSYYKQLIELRKNHPAFRMTTAEDIQKHLEFAPQTQPNVVSYLLKDHANGDSWADIWVTFNGNDKDAVVRIPQGTWTVICDNGQINENGIRQVSGGNVVVPPFSALIMKR, from the coding sequence ATGAAAAGATATCTGACTGTTTTTTCTGCAGTGCTCCTCACTTTTTCGGGCTATAGTGCCCTTCCTTATGATAAATATCCCGCTTATAGCGGAGATGACCTCGAATTAACCGTAAGCGGTGATACGACCCGTTTTGCTTTATGGGCTCCAACTGCCCGTGCCGTAAAACTTCGTTTATATAATGACGGAGAAAAAGGGGCTCCCTATGCTATGGTGGATATGCACCGTAGTAGTCCGTATTCTCCGTGGAGGACAGAGATAGATTCTTTGCTTTACGGTAAATTCTATACTTTCTCTATTCAGACGAAGGACGGAAAATGGTTGGCCGAAACCCCCGGAATTTGGGCAAAGGCAGTGGGGGTAAACGGAAAACGTGCCGCGATTATCGATATGGCCGCTACCAATCCCGAAGGTTGGGAGAATGACCGGAAGCCTGAACTGAAAAATTTTACAGATATTATTTTGTATGAAGTGCATCACAGGGATTTTTCTATAGACTCGACTTCCGGTATACGGAATAAAGGAAAGTTCCTGGCATTGACCGAAGAAGGTTCCCGTTCTCCCCAAGGGCTAAAAACCGGAATAGATCATCTGAAAGAATTAGGAGTTACTCATGTACATATATTACCTTCTTATGATTTCGGTTCCATTGACGAAACCCAATTAGGGGATAATAAGTATAACTGGGGATATGATCCTCAAAACTATAATGTTCCGGAAGGTTCTTATTCTACCGATCCTTATGATCCGGCTACGCGGATACGTGAAATGAAAGAGATGATACAGGCTATGCATAAAAACGGGTTACGTGTAGTTATGGATGTAGTATATAATCATACATATACCGGAGACGGTTCTAATTTCAGTCTTACCGTGCCCGGGTATTTTTACCGGCATAATCCGGACGGGAGCTATTCCGATGCATCCGGGTGCGGAAATGAAACGGCTTCGGAACGGGAAATGATGCGCCGTTATCTCATAGAGTCCGTCCTGTATTGGGTAAAAGAGTACCATGTGGACGGCTTTCGTTTCGATTTGATGGGTATTCATGATATCGAGACAATGAACCAGTTGCGGGCCGAACTCGATAAAATAGATCCTAGTATATTCATTTATGGCGAAGGCTGGGCTGCAGGTAATTCCCCCTATCCTGCAGAAAAGCGCGGATTGAAGGTAAATGCGCCGAAAATGCCGGGTGTGGCAGTATTCAGTGACGATATCAGGGATGCAGTAAAAGGCAGTGTGCATAAAGATAAAGAGCCGGGATTTGCCTCCGGACAACGGGGATTGGAAGAGAGTGTGAAATTTGGTATTGTAGGTGCTACCCGACATCCTCAGATAGATTATACACAGGTTAATTATTCGGATGCTCCGTATGCATTATCTCCTGCAGATGTGATTAATTATGTTTCCTGTCATGACGATTTTTGCCTGGTCGATAAATTTAAAATATCTGTACCGGACGCTTCGGAGGAAGATTTGCTCCGGTTTGATAAGCTGGCCCAGACTATTATTCTTACTTCGCAGGGCGTTCCTTTTATTTTTGCAGGAGAAGAAGTTTTCAGAGACAAAAAAGGAGTGAAAAATTCGTACGAATCTCCCGACAGTATAAACCGGATAGACTGGAGTCAAAAGGAAAAATATAATGATCTTTTCAGCTATTATAAGCAATTGATAGAATTGAGGAAGAACCATCCTGCTTTCAGAATGACAACTGCCGAAGATATACAAAAACATCTGGAATTCGCTCCGCAGACACAGCCTAACGTGGTTTCTTACTTGTTGAAGGATCATGCAAACGGCGACAGTTGGGCCGATATCTGGGTAACCTTTAACGGTAATGATAAAGATGCGGTGGTCAGGATACCCCAAGGCACATGGACTGTGATATGTGATAACGGGCAAATAAATGAGAATGGAATACGGCAGGTATCCGGAGGAAATGTCGTGGTTCCCCCTTTCAGCGCATTAATCATGAAACGTTAA
- a CDS encoding DUF6359 domain-containing protein: MNRNLLTLIISLFFSLFAFAGSGTQESPYSVNEALDKKGTVYVRGYVVGEMNEYSNNKYFYHVAPPFSGSSAWLIADNKMEINLDKCLIVKIDADNYNLDENPRYWGAEVLVSGALVDYFNKKGIKNPISSEVLSQDLSDKTQYWNLFEDFETKKGYTPNSSLMYGGGTYKGETGTWIFKGATLGMTGGDAKWDGAAAHLRLTESTSGEPGYIVMGDDKSDGIGYIRFWAAWYDTDKNGTVSVYISPDGGKNWEAVAKNIKLSKSLKEFQYYVNKPGNWRVKFQKGENTPYGINIDNIHVSDYEPTASVSLPDAQEFVFLAKGGNGRIEMSCKAEPGLNIQVYSITGQLYKQVYVPSGNSVIQVSPGCYLVRSPLKVAKVIVQ, from the coding sequence ATGAATAGAAATCTACTTACTTTAATTATATCTCTCTTTTTTTCTCTTTTTGCTTTTGCCGGTTCCGGGACGCAAGAGTCTCCTTATTCGGTAAATGAAGCATTGGACAAGAAAGGAACAGTTTACGTGCGCGGATATGTCGTGGGAGAAATGAACGAATATTCGAATAATAAATATTTTTATCATGTCGCTCCTCCTTTCTCCGGATCTTCCGCGTGGCTGATTGCTGATAACAAAATGGAAATAAATCTGGATAAGTGTTTGATCGTGAAGATAGACGCAGATAATTATAATCTTGACGAAAATCCTCGGTACTGGGGTGCTGAAGTGTTGGTATCAGGGGCCCTGGTGGATTATTTTAATAAGAAAGGGATTAAGAATCCTATAAGTTCCGAAGTCCTTTCCCAAGATCTGTCTGATAAGACACAATATTGGAATCTTTTTGAAGATTTTGAAACGAAAAAGGGATATACTCCTAATAGTTCGCTCATGTATGGAGGAGGTACTTATAAAGGAGAGACAGGGACCTGGATATTCAAAGGTGCGACTTTAGGAATGACTGGCGGTGATGCCAAGTGGGACGGTGCTGCTGCTCACCTGAGATTGACGGAGAGTACGTCCGGTGAGCCCGGATATATTGTTATGGGAGATGATAAATCCGACGGTATCGGTTATATTCGTTTTTGGGCGGCTTGGTATGATACCGATAAGAACGGGACGGTTTCTGTTTATATTTCGCCGGATGGAGGAAAAAACTGGGAAGCAGTTGCCAAGAATATAAAATTATCGAAAAGCCTCAAAGAATTTCAATATTATGTAAATAAACCCGGAAATTGGCGAGTGAAATTTCAGAAAGGTGAAAATACCCCATATGGAATAAATATCGACAATATCCATGTCAGTGATTATGAACCGACAGCATCTGTTTCTTTGCCCGATGCCCAGGAATTTGTTTTTCTGGCAAAAGGAGGGAATGGACGTATAGAGATGTCTTGCAAAGCGGAACCGGGTTTGAATATTCAGGTTTATTCTATTACCGGACAATTATATAAGCAGGTTTATGTCCCTTCCGGAAATTCGGTAATACAGGTTTCTCCGGGTTGTTATTTAGTGCGTTCACCTTTGAAAGTAGCAAAAGTTATAGTACAATAA
- a CDS encoding MBOAT family O-acyltransferase, translating to MDIFNIDLSKIIDFGRLGKLFLYDERNPLLFNSGLFFFIFTGFLLLYRLLKHHESLRIIYVILFSFYFYYKSSGVYVLTLLAVGIWDYCIGMGLGRTENRVLRRLLVLLSISANLGMLCYFKYTNLIFETIANIRQQDFDPFNIVLPIGISFFTFRSLSYIIDVYRKEMDPLTSLRDYIFFLSFFPPLVAGPVVRAKDFVPQIHRPLEITPEMMGEGLFLVITGLIKKVVISDYISGNFVDRIFDNPLLYSGFENLMGVYGYTLQIYCDFSGYSDMAIGLALLMGFRFKINFDSPYKSASITEFWRRWHISLSNWLRDYLYIPMGGSRVPRWRIYVNLFITMVIGGLWHGASWLFIIWGAWHGFLLVIHKFFRHIFPENKNKPAGKFRHFINVFFTFNLICIGWVFFRAPSLEVAGQIFTQIFTNFHPEIIPAFVDGYLLIVVTMLIGFILHFTPHKYSLRIQKGLEWLPLAGKAFVFAMVIFLVLQVRSSELVPFIYFQF from the coding sequence ATGGATATATTCAACATAGATTTGAGTAAAATTATTGATTTCGGGAGGTTGGGGAAACTTTTCCTATATGACGAACGTAATCCGTTATTGTTTAACAGCGGGCTATTCTTTTTCATTTTTACCGGTTTTCTGCTTTTATACAGATTATTGAAGCATCATGAATCTTTACGTATTATTTATGTCATCCTTTTTTCGTTCTACTTTTATTATAAGTCGAGTGGCGTTTATGTACTTACGTTGCTGGCCGTAGGTATCTGGGATTATTGTATCGGTATGGGGTTAGGGCGGACGGAAAACAGGGTTTTGAGGCGCTTACTGGTACTGCTCAGTATATCAGCGAATCTGGGCATGTTATGTTATTTTAAGTATACCAACCTTATATTTGAAACCATCGCTAATATACGTCAGCAGGATTTCGATCCTTTTAACATTGTACTTCCTATCGGCATTTCTTTTTTTACGTTCCGTTCTCTTAGTTATATTATAGATGTATACCGTAAAGAGATGGATCCTTTAACGAGTTTGCGTGACTATATATTTTTCCTGTCTTTTTTTCCGCCTCTCGTTGCGGGTCCTGTTGTACGAGCCAAGGACTTTGTCCCCCAGATACACCGTCCGTTGGAGATTACTCCCGAAATGATGGGCGAAGGGCTTTTTCTTGTCATTACCGGATTAATAAAGAAGGTGGTTATTTCTGATTATATCAGTGGTAATTTTGTAGACCGTATATTCGATAATCCATTGTTATACAGTGGATTCGAAAATCTTATGGGCGTTTATGGTTATACTTTGCAGATTTATTGTGATTTTTCGGGATATTCGGATATGGCTATAGGGCTTGCTCTTTTGATGGGATTCCGGTTTAAAATAAATTTTGATTCGCCTTATAAGTCTGCTTCCATAACCGAATTCTGGAGGCGCTGGCACATTTCATTATCGAACTGGTTGCGCGATTATCTTTATATTCCCATGGGAGGTAGCCGCGTTCCCCGGTGGCGTATTTATGTGAACCTTTTCATCACGATGGTAATAGGCGGTTTATGGCATGGTGCCTCCTGGTTATTTATCATTTGGGGGGCGTGGCACGGTTTTTTACTGGTCATACATAAATTTTTCAGACATATATTTCCCGAAAATAAAAATAAGCCGGCGGGAAAATTTCGTCATTTTATAAATGTATTTTTTACATTTAACCTGATTTGCATAGGCTGGGTATTTTTCAGGGCTCCTTCGCTGGAGGTAGCCGGACAGATATTTACTCAGATATTTACGAATTTCCACCCTGAGATTATTCCTGCTTTTGTGGACGGATATTTGTTGATCGTTGTTACAATGCTGATCGGATTCATTCTTCATTTTACGCCTCATAAGTATTCTTTGCGAATACAGAAGGGGCTCGAGTGGCTGCCATTGGCCGGTAAAGCTTTTGTTTTTGCGATGGTTATATTTTTAGTGTTACAAGTGCGTTCCAGTGAACTTGTACCATTTATTTATTTTCAGTTTTAA